The sequence agagaatattttatgatgttttctgCATGCAGTATTATTGCAAATGTGTGAGCAGAGAAGggattagagaaaaaaaaaattgaattcggATCGGGGGATGACAGTTGGAAATAGCCTAACCAGagtgagaaaataagaaagaatacgcatgattttggtttgaaaattgATTGGCTTGGAGGTTGTGTGACGAGGGAGAAGGGACGATTGGGAAATGGTAAGCGTCAAAGAGTTCCTATGATTAGAAGAGAGAAGGAGGAGACATTGTATAATGGGATTGTCACAAACTAGAAAAACATAACAAAGTGGGGTTGTCAAAACTCAGTACTCAAAAAAGCATTACGACTAGGAGTCATTTTCAAATACCAAAACATATAAAAACACTGTTTGAAACTCACGAGTGATTTTGACTCTTAAACACTCACTACCTCTTAAGTCCATGGAATGTTTGAAAAACAATGAGACACTGCTGAAAAAGCAGCGCCCACTTTTCTTTCTCTATACCTCTCCCTCTCCAATTTAATGGCTTCTCAACAAGAAAACCATCAGCAATTTTAGTTTGACTCTTCTCCCTCATGTTCGCTCCCCTGGCTTCCGAACCAACATCAACAATTTTAGTTTGACTTTGCTTCCTAATGCTAATCTCTCTCTAaaattttctcgagaaaatgtgaaaaaaaagtaataataggAAAAGCACATATGTGAGGCTTGAAATGGGGTGTGATGTGATCTCCAAATATTGGTGAAGTGGGGTATGGGGTGGTGAACCCCAACCCATTCAAGTTGGCAAgttggaattaaaaaatatcatggCCTTGGTGTACACTACCTTGTTCTAGTATCCATGGCTCTACATTTTTATTACAATATATATAGTGGAAAATAATGGAACATAGTCCAATCCATAGGGGATTATATGGCATGTTCTTTCCTTTCATTCACTCACTCATCTACTGGACTGAACACACTTAATTAATGCCCCCCTTCCGAGTTGACAAATCCTCAGaaatcttctttgttttttgttgttcctctttattttattttatttttttgccctCTTTCAGAGGGCAATGGGGGAGATGGAAAAATGGTACTCCATACATCTATCCCTCTGTTATGTGCACCCATGTTGTGATTTCAACACCTGTAAGGCTCCCAGTGCATGCCAAAACACAATGATGGATTTTATCATTGGGTATTAGGGGAGAGATGTGGCTCTCCTCTTGTTTATGTAAATGATAGGGATATGCTTTTTCAGaaacccccaaaaaaaaaaaaagaaaaaaaaagaatccatTCCATGGCCTTTATGTGCAAGAACCATAGAAATGAAGTGGTACCAAATAGGTGTGGTTGAGTTGATGATATtcagggaaaaagaaaaagaaagagatgaaAAAGGCTTTCACACGCACATTAAAAGATGCTTACACTATGCCTTAAGCTAAAACTCGACCCACTCGGTTGAAGAGAAAAACCAAGTAAGAACTGTGGGAACTCAGAAAGACATGAATTCATGAGTGGGTTATTCATAATTCAGAAAGGGACTTTGATAACTTTCAAGTCAAAAGCAGAAGAGCAGTGAATCCAGTAATATACAACTTTACACAGaagggaaattaaaaaaaaaattcaaaaaaagaaaaaaagggtgaAGCTTTTCACTTTCCTACAGGGCTGTTGTTCTTTCCCAAAACGTATCCAGGATTTTTGCCAACTGTTTTCTGGGAAGGTAGTAATTCCACATCTATTTTCCGAATCCATAAATGAATAGATGCATGCATTGAAGGTTAAGTCTTAAATGGAAGACTGAGTTTACATCAGAAATCAAGATTCAACTGAAATAGTGATTTCATCATAGAATTGCTACCAAAAAAAGGTCCTATTCTTTTATTACCAAACtatatacttatatatataataaatacacaTTGACCTTTGATTCACCctcaaaaatacaaagattccacccaaaaaaagaaaaccctcaAAAAATacctaataaataaaagaaattaaggggggaaaaaaaggaGGGGAAAACAAAAGGGTGACACAGCACATGCCACAAGGAGTGGTGGGGTCTCAccctcgctctctctctctctctctctctcttactcACTCATCTCACCCATGGTCACAAGGCACGGTCATACAAGCGGGTTAGGGTGAGTCAACTCGTTCGGTAAGTGAACACGAACACGGGGGGACTCGACTCAGTTGGAGGCAGGTGTGGAGGAGGGCAAGGCAGGTTTGTTAGCGAGTTGCCAGGCGGAGGTGGCAATGAGGGGGCGAGTGTGCCAACCCAGCATCAGACACCCATTGTTCTCCTCCACCCTGTACCCATCCCCACCCGCGAATAGAGCCAGCAGCATACTCGCTTGCTTGAAAGCGTTGGACCCTAGGTTCACCGGGTCGAAGCCCGCCGATCCCAACCGGGCTCTCCACTGAGCCAGCGTTTCGTGCCGCTCCACTCGCTCAGGCCCCTCGCAGGCCACCACGTTACAGATCTGTTGCCCCAAGTATACCTCCGACATCAGCTTGTCCTGGGTGTTCACCGGCGACACACCACACCCTTCCAATGAGTCAAACAGAGTGGAGTAGTAGTGAAGCGACTCAGTGAACCGGTCTAGGAAAACGGGGCCGTTGTGGTTGGCTTCCTGCTCCACTATCGTCACTATGTCTGGTTTCATATCTTTCACCGCCGACAGCACCCTCTCAATACCCCCAGGGCGAGCCAGCAAACTATGCAACTCGAACACCGAGTTCACTGCCACGGACTCCCCATCTCGCAGTTCAAGCATGGATGCGTCGAGATCTGCCAAACTGTTGGCCACGAAACCTCTGTATTCGAACTCCACATGAATCGTCTCCGCCAGCTGGGCCAATTTCCAACCCACTTCATGCAGATGATCGGTGTTGTCCGTGGAAGGAGGCCCAATTCCGGTTAGACGGAACGATGGCGGCCCGCCGGGACGGAGGGCTAGGGCTTGCATCAGCGCAGGCCACTGCATCCCTTGTTTCATGCTGAAATCGATGACGTGAACCCGCTTTTTCCCCTCGAAGGCTTCAAGGATGGCTTGATTGGCGGTGAAGTGGGCGAATTTGAGGTAGGGGCAGGTCTCATAGAAGTGCATCTGGAGAATATCGGAGAACGACGAGTCGAGAGGCTTATCAGGATAGAGTCGGTAGATTCGACGAGCTAGACCTTCGGCGAAGTAGGTGGCTACCTTCCGCATGGCTCCCGCCTGAGACACGGCCAGGAACCCGATTTGCTTGACGAGTGCTTCAGCCAGCTTCAGATTTTCCTGCTGGACCGCTTCTGCACAGGCCATTAGGGTGTGGACTAGCCTGATTCCGGTCTCTTGCGAGTCAACAAGGACAACTGGGCGAGCGGACTCGGTGGGAACTCCCCAACCCCCAATAACAGAGGAAACCGAGTTGGCTGTAGCTGAAGTCGTGGGCTTCAATCGCTTGTTATCCCTTTGATAGAGAGGAGGGGCCGATGGCTGTTGCGGCGGCTGTTCGATATGGGAATACAGAGCCTTACCTGGAATTGCTTTGAGATCGTAATCCAAAGACGGGGAGTCAAAGATGGAAGGCTCCTGTTTTGGTTGGGTGCTGCAATTGGTGTAATCGAGAGAGGAGATGGGAGGCAAGAATGGGTTGTCAAGGGCGCAATTGGGAGTGGGGTTGAACTCGGAGAGCATGCTTTCAAGCCAGTTAGACAGATCGGAGGGGTTGTAATGAACAGTCTCGGAAGCGAGATGAGAGAGGCCATCCTCCTGAGCATTAACAATAACTTCCTCAAGCTGTTCAAGCTTCTGAGCGACCTCAGCCATGTCGGAGGCCTTGACGTTGTAGCCCAAAACAGCGAGAAGCTCATCCATGCCGGCGTCTTGCTGGGGGTCGGCATCCCACATCTTACCCTTGCCGGTGGGGGACGTGGAGCAAGTTGggtgatgaggatgatgatacTCCCTCTTCATAGTGTGAGGGGGGTTGATGGGAATCAGGCGGTGGGTATGTTGAATACTAGTGCCGCTTGTATTGGAGGAGGGGGAGATGAAAGGAGGAGTTGCAGAGAGTGGGTCTCGGAACCCAAAGGGGGCTATGAATGGGTGAAGAATCTAAGCATTGGGGATTGGGGGTTTTGCTTGGTTTTTCACTACTACTCCTACTACATCATCAGAgcccaataaaataaataaaaataaaaataaaaaccagagagagagaaaaaaaagggcaaaTGGGAAATCAAAGagagatatataaaaaaaaaaaggacatatCAAAATAATACCAATGAGTAATGAGAAACGCTCGTGACGGGGCTCGACCTCCAACGAACCCCCTCTAATCTAACAGATCAGCTGGGAGaccacattttccttttttatatctCTCTCACCCATTTTCTAATTCAAACCACCCCTCTATATTCTTCTAAATCTTACTACAAACATCGGAACGGTACATTTTTGGGCCTCATTAATTTTGGACTCAAATTGGAGTTCGCCTACTCCGAAACCGACCCACGTGACCGCCTCATTTTGAGACAATTTGAGACCCTCATGTATATCGATTCATAAATCCATCTTACgtgattaaacaaaaaaaaaaaaaaaacatgcgaAACGGGATTTGATTTGAGGTTTAGTACGTGATgttagcttaaaaaaaaaaaattgtaattttttttttttgaagaaaaaaatatgcaaattttgTCAAGAATGTGTCAATTTTAGCCAACGCATCCCTTTTTCTGTTCAGCCCCTAAAACAGAAAGGTTCTTATTCCTCGAGGACCAAAAGcagttgttttcacttttcattcCGGTTTCCGTTTCTCTCAACTTTACAGAGAGAAAAATATCTGGGGATTTTGGTTGATTAAAACCAGTTGGCACTTAGCCACAATCTAGTAATCCCACTTACCCACTTAGTTTTCTTTCTTCGTATCAATCCTTTAAGAAGCACTACTACTTCCATGTAaactatttttgtttcaaattagCTTCATGTCATGGTAAAACTTTTATCCTATTAAAGGAAAATACTTCATACTTTTGAaatggatgctatgaagagaaaaaaaaaaaaaaaaagagtggtaCATTGAAGGCGTACACGTGGTGGGGTTTTGGGTTCCAACTCACCATATGCGACCGCCGGCAGTCCACAAAAAAACCCTGAAAAATAGTTAACGGCGTTAGTCACGGCAACTTCCTTCTCCAAAGTCACCCTACTTttaccatttattttattttattatataaaaataatttttttgttatttataaataaataaataaataaaaaggatggAGTTGCCATCTTCTTCTGCATCTGGAGGTGACGTACGCACAGTGAAACAGGCGACGCCCCAACTGACTGACACTCTCTTTCTCACCCACAGCTACTGTACCCCCACCCCCACACCTCCACGTGATTCTGACACGTGTTTTGATTCTGTTTTGGTGGCCCCACCCCCACCTCGGAGGCTGttgcttttctatttttagcattttcatTTCCTGCccagttttttttttgcccagcccccgttttttttctttttatcttttacgcccactttttcaaaattggattttttattttttgatctcaaaattttctcctatttttttcttgtgtaATTGAAGGCCAAATGTGTTTGGCATTACAATATCTTGAATTTTTATACTTATCATGCtcgaaagaaaataaaactaattattttttgcaTCATATATTCAGAATATTAAATATCGTTCATCACATAAATAGGTTTATAGATTGTGATAGCAAAGATATGACTTTATGGTAAAATTTGacattaaaatttatgattgatGCGTGTATATTTGttgtcacattttttatattcaattataaTTACCTTGATTACAAATCAAACCAAGCTCGACTCATCATCAAAGagaaaagattgaattttaatacccaaatAGACTAAAATAATATCATAGTGAAGATGAATGTTCCATGCTTGTAAATTTTGAATTgacatattaaaattttgtaatgatAAAGTTTAAAACTTATCTTCATCGGTGATGTTTATATTGGACGAAAGAGTATGCATGACGAAATATATTGACCGAATGAACAAAagtcatcaaaaaaaaaaaaattaaagataaatacTAATTATGGTTGAATGCATACATTGTCCTTTCACGTATTCATAAATTCCTTATACACAATCATTGCATACAATGAAGTATGATTATAAACGGAACACCACAACCAGCTTGGTGTCATCTTGATGATCAATCATGTTCACTAGATCATTGCTTGAGAATGCATGTAAGTAATTTAGGGTGCATGGCTAGTAGCAGAGCTTTTGATTTTGGAAGGGaagcaagaaaaacaagaagaaaagaacAATGAAGTGTATCATTTGACCCCTTCAAGTTTGGCAGCGAGTTCAAGGCTTTAAGCTTAAATAATAGGAGTAATGAGAATAAAAGGCTAGCTACTCGCCTCAGGCATCACCCGCAGGCTACAGTCAGCCCCTAACCTCGAATCATAGTGCATTAAAGCATGTGCCCACCCCGCTCTATGGGCGAGGGCCCTTATAATTGAACCCCCCAGCCCAGGCAGCCCTACCTCTCCACGAGCCAGGCCAGCTCATGACTGCATCCTCACCCTTTTCTTTTGCCATTACTTTTATCCAAGTTTCATGGTTGAAGCGGTCCCCAAGATAAATTAATACATCATCTTATATTAAGAACAACTAAGTTCACATCAACATTATATGCCCATGCTATATAATAGTATTAAGTCTACAACCATGCCATATAATATAATACCCGAAAGGAATCCATAGCTGATCTCGGAGGATAAATTATGAAACAAAATCTCGAAGAACATGCATGGACAACTTCATTCATTTAATAAACTAATGTTGAGATCCGCGTACCGGAACAACCTGAGCCGGCTGAAAAGGATAACAACATGGTACATTATTGAAAAGAGGGATTGggattaaaaaaagaacaagCAAGTACGTTGAAGTATACATTGAGGATTAAATAAATGGCGTGAGAAAATTGAGATGAGTAAAAGTTCGATTCAATTTTGATGTAACAGGGGGGGGAGAAAAGGGGGTGGTTTTGTTTTATGCGGGCAAGGTATTCCAAGGTGTTGTGATTGAAATCCAATCAATAGCCGGCGGGTAATGGGTAAAAAGGGGATGTGGGAAAGAGTAATTCCAGATGGGCATGGAGTGGAAGTGATGCTTATCCAAGGAGAAAGGGGTGGGGAGGTGGTGGTTAAGGTAGATGAAAATGGTGTCAAATCAGGTGTCTGTCCGGGTACACAAAAAGGGAGgatgaaaaaaaagagataGCATATGAGTATATGACCCTGCTTCTTCCATTCTCTCCCATCGCACATGCCCCATTTACCATCATACTGCTTTTTCGATCCTTAAAATGATAAGTCATGGGATATATCCTTCTGTTTAAACACCCCCCCTCAGGTTCGTTTAATTTCATTGAAGCAAACGTacttttttcctattttgtgtCTCTCAAAGAGTCCGTTTAACTGTATTAAAATCAGACGGATTTCTTTCCTACACAAAAAAATGTTCAGACATTGGTCTAGATACGTTCCTCCGAAACTTAAGTCAGACTAGAGTGCTTCTAACTATTTGTGAGATATAGTGAGTGTATGTGCATGTATACCTTGTTCGtgttttttttagggtttataTAGAACTGATAACATCGCCACTATAATACTGACTATGCACTCTAACCTCCTCTGTAATGATAATTATCTATAAGACGATTGGGCAATCATCTCGATTAAGGGCGGTTGGTAGGTGTCATCAGTTGATGTGCCAAATTCTAGGACTGTGCAACTATCTGTTCATTTAATCTATCAACGTCTAGAGTTATATGCATCCATTAATTGACATAAACTTGTAAGCTAAATAGAGTCTTATCGATCGCTCAAAAATCAAGTGTGAATGATCACGCATGCTAGAAGTCTTTAAGACTTAACTAGACAGTCCTTCTCGTTTGAGAGTTCGGGCTCCCGATGCTGTCTAACCTTGTTGAGGAAATGAATCTTCTTACTTCTAATGTCAGACGAAACTTATCTTGGTCCGAATAAAATGATCGAATAAATTACATACTTGTCCTGAATGGCTAAGGTGTCTGAGCTAAAAAGGGACATGTGGAAAGAAAACCCCACATCTCTTCCTTTGGTTGAATATAATCTTAGATATAATGTTTGAACCATATTCAAATCAATGTTTCAACTACAATACTTCATAGTTAAAGCTATACAATACCCACTTTTCCTACATATTAATAAGAAGTTATAATTCTAAATCTATAGAGAAAGGTAATGgctagaaaattttattttatttattgccATTTCTATCtctactttaatttttttgccTCCAAACTTTCTGAGAATTGTATAAACCTTTAATATAGGTAAGACTACGGTCAAGTCGATCCATGTCACGTAATTGACTTACTATCAACCCAACTTTTCTATCCCttatttgttgatttatttgGGTAAGGagcatatttatttattttttggtgggGGGGAGAGAGGAGGGGTAAAATCTAGAAACCAAAATGGAATGGTGTCAAATCCTGTCTTTCCAGATAAGAAACGTACCATATATGATGGCCCCCACTTATCATTTCCCCCTTCCCACCGTCACTGTTTCCTGAATTTGATGCTTTTGTTTGTATACCAAATCCTTACCTCATTCACCCCACCTTCATAAATCTCAAATCAGATTTCTTAAGACATACAAAccacttttcttcatttttgacAGATTTGCTTTCAACCTCATGCCTCCACGAGAC is a genomic window of Vitis riparia cultivar Riparia Gloire de Montpellier isolate 1030 chromosome 1, EGFV_Vit.rip_1.0, whole genome shotgun sequence containing:
- the LOC117918321 gene encoding DELLA protein GAI1, with translation MKREYHHPHHPTCSTSPTGKGKMWDADPQQDAGMDELLAVLGYNVKASDMAEVAQKLEQLEEVIVNAQEDGLSHLASETVHYNPSDLSNWLESMLSEFNPTPNCALDNPFLPPISSLDYTNCSTQPKQEPSIFDSPSLDYDLKAIPGKALYSHIEQPPQQPSAPPLYQRDNKRLKPTTSATANSVSSVIGGWGVPTESARPVVLVDSQETGIRLVHTLMACAEAVQQENLKLAEALVKQIGFLAVSQAGAMRKVATYFAEGLARRIYRLYPDKPLDSSFSDILQMHFYETCPYLKFAHFTANQAILEAFEGKKRVHVIDFSMKQGMQWPALMQALALRPGGPPSFRLTGIGPPSTDNTDHLHEVGWKLAQLAETIHVEFEYRGFVANSLADLDASMLELRDGESVAVNSVFELHSLLARPGGIERVLSAVKDMKPDIVTIVEQEANHNGPVFLDRFTESLHYYSTLFDSLEGCGVSPVNTQDKLMSEVYLGQQICNVVACEGPERVERHETLAQWRARLGSAGFDPVNLGSNAFKQASMLLALFAGGDGYRVEENNGCLMLGWHTRPLIATSAWQLANKPALPSSTPASN